From the genome of Geoglobus ahangari, one region includes:
- a CDS encoding branched-chain amino acid ABC transporter permease, with protein sequence MAVTEHLISNLFYGALLGSVYGVATMGLSLIFGVLRIVNVGHGAFIMLGAFTAFWMFTLYSIPPVMSIPVALIFGLALGFIIFQAVMRRLVDAPELSTLLATFAIGIFIEEVAKFVWGPDYVGFHWDIGTLYLGPITVPYTKLLAFVFSVAIAGLLYLWFSRTKLGTAIRAVVEDRDGATVCGINVSRIFALSFSIGIGLTVLSGVLVTLFVPVGINVYMGTDYTLKAFVIAVLGGLGSPWGAFFAGFLFGLFENGSYTLLGLIPGVEPFALTRFVAFVFLLIILLIKPTGLFGGEE encoded by the coding sequence ATGGCTGTAACCGAGCACCTGATTTCCAACCTCTTTTACGGAGCTCTCCTCGGGAGCGTGTACGGTGTGGCGACGATGGGTTTGAGCCTGATTTTTGGCGTTCTCAGGATAGTTAATGTCGGGCATGGTGCGTTCATCATGCTCGGCGCATTTACAGCTTTCTGGATGTTCACCCTTTATTCCATCCCACCTGTCATGTCCATCCCAGTCGCGCTCATTTTTGGTCTCGCTCTCGGTTTTATCATCTTTCAGGCAGTCATGCGAAGACTGGTTGACGCTCCCGAGCTCTCCACCCTCCTCGCCACTTTCGCCATCGGCATCTTCATAGAGGAGGTGGCGAAGTTCGTTTGGGGGCCGGATTATGTCGGCTTCCACTGGGACATCGGCACGCTATACCTTGGCCCCATTACGGTGCCGTACACGAAGCTTCTGGCCTTCGTGTTCTCGGTCGCGATAGCCGGACTGCTCTATCTCTGGTTCAGCAGAACCAAGCTCGGAACGGCGATAAGGGCTGTTGTTGAGGACAGGGATGGAGCCACAGTGTGTGGAATAAACGTCAGCAGGATCTTTGCCTTGAGCTTCTCCATAGGAATAGGCCTGACCGTGCTCAGCGGAGTCCTCGTTACCCTCTTCGTTCCCGTCGGCATCAACGTTTACATGGGAACGGACTATACATTGAAAGCGTTCGTCATAGCCGTCCTCGGAGGTCTCGGCTCGCCGTGGGGTGCATTCTTTGCAGGCTTCCTTTTCGGGCTCTTCGAGAACGGCTCGTACACTCTGCTCGGACTAATTCCGGGAGTCGAGCCCTTTGCCCTCACCAGATTTGTTGCGTTCGTCTTCCTGCTGATAATACTGCTGATCAAGCCCACAGGACTCTTCGGAGGTGAGGAGTGA
- a CDS encoding ABC transporter ATP-binding protein: MLFVKDLEAGYGEMQVLWGVNLEVRKGTITTILGPNGAGKTTTLRAIFGLNRPWKGVVEFDGKDVTYMPPHRKVEEGMTMVLEGRHLFPSMTVEENLMLGAYTKHAEERLEDSLELVYTLFPRLKERKKQKAGTMSGGEQQMLAIARALMTAPKLILMDEPSQGLAPKLVAEVFETISRLKDEGLTILLVEQNVFASLEISDYAYVLGEGMVVAEGTVDEIKESEAVKRAYVGV, from the coding sequence ATGCTGTTCGTTAAGGATCTCGAAGCTGGCTATGGGGAGATGCAGGTTCTCTGGGGCGTGAATCTGGAGGTCAGGAAGGGCACGATAACCACCATCCTCGGCCCGAACGGGGCTGGCAAGACAACAACCTTGCGGGCAATATTCGGCCTCAACAGGCCCTGGAAGGGTGTTGTGGAGTTCGATGGCAAGGACGTCACGTACATGCCGCCGCACAGGAAGGTTGAGGAAGGGATGACGATGGTTCTCGAGGGCAGGCATCTCTTCCCCTCAATGACAGTTGAGGAGAACCTGATGCTTGGGGCATACACGAAGCATGCTGAGGAGAGGCTTGAAGACTCTCTCGAGCTCGTCTACACTCTATTCCCGAGACTCAAGGAGAGGAAAAAGCAGAAGGCTGGAACCATGAGCGGTGGAGAGCAGCAGATGCTGGCCATCGCGAGAGCGCTCATGACCGCGCCCAAACTCATACTCATGGACGAGCCAAGCCAGGGACTGGCGCCAAAGCTCGTGGCCGAGGTGTTCGAGACGATATCGAGGCTGAAGGACGAGGGGCTCACGATACTGCTTGTCGAGCAGAACGTGTTCGCATCTCTCGAGATCTCAGACTACGCCTACGTCCTTGGAGAGGGAATGGTGGTTGCCGAAGGAACGGTGGACGAGATAAAGGAGTCGGAAGCTGTGAAGAGGGCCTACGTGGGGGTGTAG
- a CDS encoding flavodoxin family protein: MKILAITGTKRKGNSLIAASYIAKKLNAELEILNVVEKDIQPCKACYACLFGQECSIEDDVNEILQKIREADFVLISSPVYWLDLTGKMKMLLDRMFMALQYFEEFKNKKGAVVYFYGFEELRGWASNTYNTLLRVLGISPLAVVPIHAALPGEVLKDENVRKLDMLVDAIKSGKEIRFDGQCPVCFSEVFKPSGELLECPICHSKLSLSLEVVEAGKTLSYEWMVEHYDVLRKMKEMFLEQKDELKALRGHYGV, encoded by the coding sequence ATGAAGATTCTCGCGATAACCGGCACCAAGAGGAAGGGAAACAGCCTAATCGCGGCAAGCTACATCGCGAAGAAGCTGAACGCAGAGCTTGAGATTCTGAATGTCGTAGAGAAGGACATCCAGCCGTGCAAGGCCTGCTATGCGTGCCTGTTTGGCCAGGAATGCTCGATTGAGGATGACGTCAACGAGATACTCCAGAAAATAAGGGAGGCTGACTTCGTCCTGATCTCCTCGCCCGTTTACTGGCTCGACTTGACGGGAAAGATGAAGATGCTCCTCGACAGGATGTTCATGGCTCTGCAGTACTTTGAGGAGTTCAAAAACAAGAAGGGAGCGGTTGTCTACTTCTACGGATTCGAAGAGCTCAGGGGATGGGCTTCCAACACCTACAACACCCTCCTGAGAGTTCTCGGCATCTCACCACTTGCGGTCGTGCCCATACACGCTGCCCTGCCGGGAGAGGTGCTGAAGGACGAGAACGTGAGGAAGCTGGACATGCTCGTTGATGCGATAAAAAGCGGGAAGGAGATAAGGTTTGACGGTCAGTGCCCTGTCTGCTTCTCGGAGGTGTTCAAGCCCTCAGGCGAGCTGCTTGAATGTCCGATCTGCCATTCCAAGCTGAGCTTGAGCCTCGAGGTGGTCGAGGCTGGAAAGACGCTGAGCTACGAGTGGATGGTAGAGCACTACGACGTGCTCAGGAAGATGAAGGAAATGTTTTTAGAGCAGAAGGACGAATTGAAGGCACTAAGGGGTCACTATGGGGTTTGA
- a CDS encoding acyl-CoA dehydrogenase, translating into MFRGVDFYGIDELLTDEERLVRNSVREFLEKEVEPLVVDAWHEEKPLNFRELGKKFGEMGMLGAFIPEEYGCPGMNYTTFGLICQEVERVDSALRSFVAVTSGLVMYPIWRYGSEEQKKEYLPKLASGEIIGCFGLTEPNHGSDPGSMEMTCRKDGDEWVLNGTKTWITEGDIADIAVVWARDVDDGKVKGFIVEKGTKGFTQQAITKKGSMRAGGVGELGFVNCRVPEEQRLPEALGLRAPLSCLDQARYGISWGAIGIAMDCYETALNYVKEREQFGAPLASYQLVQEKLVYMLIEITKAQLVSWRLGRLMDEGKATPEQISLAKKNNVKVAREIARMARELLGANGISLDYSPIRHMANIESVYTYEGTDDIHTLILGRAITGIQAFRRELKR; encoded by the coding sequence GTGTTCAGGGGTGTGGACTTTTACGGTATTGACGAGCTTCTGACCGATGAGGAGAGACTTGTCAGAAATTCTGTCAGGGAGTTCCTCGAGAAGGAGGTTGAGCCTCTGGTAGTTGATGCTTGGCACGAGGAGAAGCCGCTGAACTTCAGGGAGCTTGGAAAGAAGTTCGGTGAGATGGGGATGCTCGGCGCCTTCATCCCTGAGGAGTACGGCTGTCCGGGGATGAACTACACGACATTCGGCCTCATCTGTCAGGAGGTTGAGAGGGTTGACAGCGCTTTGAGGAGCTTCGTCGCCGTCACCTCTGGCCTAGTGATGTACCCGATCTGGAGGTATGGTAGCGAGGAGCAGAAGAAGGAGTACCTGCCAAAGCTCGCGAGCGGTGAGATAATTGGCTGCTTCGGGCTCACAGAACCTAACCACGGCAGTGACCCGGGCAGCATGGAGATGACGTGCAGGAAGGATGGAGACGAGTGGGTTCTCAACGGCACCAAGACATGGATAACCGAGGGGGACATCGCGGACATAGCAGTCGTCTGGGCGAGGGATGTTGATGACGGGAAGGTGAAGGGGTTCATAGTCGAGAAGGGCACGAAGGGCTTCACCCAGCAGGCGATAACCAAGAAGGGCTCCATGAGGGCCGGGGGTGTCGGTGAGCTCGGCTTCGTGAACTGCAGGGTTCCGGAGGAGCAGAGGCTGCCCGAGGCTCTCGGACTCAGAGCACCGCTCAGCTGCCTTGATCAGGCCAGATATGGCATATCGTGGGGTGCTATAGGGATAGCGATGGACTGCTACGAGACGGCCTTAAACTACGTGAAGGAGAGGGAGCAGTTTGGCGCACCGCTCGCATCCTACCAGCTCGTTCAGGAGAAGCTCGTTTACATGCTCATAGAGATAACTAAAGCGCAGCTCGTCTCGTGGAGGCTCGGAAGGCTGATGGATGAGGGTAAAGCTACCCCGGAGCAGATATCGCTCGCGAAGAAGAACAACGTGAAGGTCGCGAGGGAGATAGCAAGGATGGCGAGGGAGCTGCTTGGAGCGAACGGAATAAGCCTCGACTACTCCCCGATAAGGCACATGGCCAACATCGAGTCGGTTTACACGTACGAGGGCACGGACGACATCCACACGCTCATCCTCGGCAGGGCGATCACAGGCATTCAGGCCTTCAGGAGGGAGCTGAAAAGATGA
- a CDS encoding universal stress protein, with amino-acid sequence MIVAAIDRRERLEKIVTFAAEEAKMRGVKLHIIHSMHGGSRTSREEVEQAEDMLGEAERLAEKIGAEVETHLLMRGNDPAKDILLFCDEVKAELLVIGVRKRSPAGKLLFGSTAQQVILEAEIPVVCIK; translated from the coding sequence ATGATAGTGGCCGCAATTGACAGGAGAGAGAGGCTGGAGAAGATCGTCACGTTTGCAGCTGAGGAGGCGAAGATGAGGGGAGTGAAGCTCCACATAATTCACTCAATGCATGGTGGCTCGAGAACGAGCAGGGAGGAGGTTGAGCAGGCCGAGGATATGCTTGGCGAGGCCGAGAGGCTTGCAGAGAAGATCGGTGCTGAGGTTGAGACCCACCTGCTTATGAGGGGAAACGACCCTGCAAAGGACATCCTCCTCTTCTGCGATGAGGTCAAGGCAGAGCTTCTCGTCATAGGAGTCAGGAAGAGAAGTCCCGCGGGCAAGCTCCTCTTCGGAAGCACGGCTCAGCAGGTCATTCTTGAGGCTGAGATTCCTGTGGTCTGCATAAAGTGA
- a CDS encoding branched-chain amino acid ABC transporter permease — translation MNIARYKPLLPMAIIYAVLIVIGLTVPGMWQPIAYFMFYVALGQAFNIFLGLTGYVDFGYVAFLGLGAYGMALAIKNFGHLGLIAIPIGVLLALTMSILLSLAVGAVALRLRGAYFAIATIGVNEGFRYLLEGVRLWGGTEGIVLSGFMRKAFGREMTNFLSTFVSDVLVFIIAFAAAVITITILNRKMGYALLALREDEDAARVMGINVTKYKIMAFITSAGFAGLIGAIAWTLKLTYVFPEDVFNIHYTVEAIVIVMLGGAGTLLGPMVGGLLYGIMKYYLSVVFPGIQLLILAPLLIITIVAFPEGVVGYVKRKAQNTRLSEYLR, via the coding sequence ATGAACATCGCCAGATACAAGCCCCTCCTGCCGATGGCCATCATCTACGCGGTGCTGATAGTCATAGGCCTGACAGTGCCGGGAATGTGGCAGCCCATAGCCTACTTCATGTTCTACGTCGCCCTCGGACAGGCGTTCAACATATTTCTGGGCCTCACTGGTTACGTGGACTTTGGATACGTTGCCTTCCTCGGACTCGGCGCATACGGAATGGCACTCGCCATAAAGAACTTCGGACACCTCGGCCTGATAGCCATACCCATCGGTGTCCTCCTCGCTTTGACGATGTCCATCCTGCTCTCCCTTGCCGTCGGTGCTGTGGCGCTCAGGCTCAGGGGAGCTTACTTCGCCATCGCCACCATAGGTGTGAACGAGGGGTTCAGGTACCTGCTTGAGGGAGTGAGGCTGTGGGGAGGGACTGAGGGAATCGTGCTCTCTGGCTTTATGAGGAAGGCCTTCGGGAGGGAGATGACGAACTTCCTCTCCACGTTCGTCTCCGACGTTCTCGTGTTCATCATCGCTTTCGCTGCGGCGGTCATAACCATCACAATCCTGAACAGGAAGATGGGCTATGCACTTCTCGCTTTAAGAGAGGACGAGGACGCTGCGAGGGTTATGGGGATTAACGTTACCAAGTACAAGATAATGGCGTTCATAACAAGCGCTGGGTTTGCGGGGCTGATAGGGGCGATTGCATGGACGCTCAAGCTCACGTACGTCTTTCCGGAGGACGTCTTCAACATCCACTACACCGTCGAGGCGATAGTCATCGTGATGCTTGGAGGAGCTGGAACGCTGCTCGGCCCGATGGTTGGCGGACTGCTCTACGGCATAATGAAGTACTACCTGTCCGTCGTTTTTCCGGGGATTCAGCTGCTCATTCTTGCTCCGCTGCTGATAATAACGATCGTCGCGTTTCCGGAGGGTGTGGTTGGCTACGTGAAGAGGAAGGCCCAGAACACAAGGCTTTCCGAGTACCTGAGGTGA
- a CDS encoding amino acid ABC transporter substrate-binding protein has product MRKGWMFLVAGLLVMALLFAGCAQQQEKPAATPTPTPEKTAPEEKKEAQVETLYFGAPISLTGKFSKEGQMSLWGMQVAAKWINEVHGGLKVGDKVYKVEIKYYDDQSNKEVVQSIIERLAVQDGVKFVLAPYSSGLTLAAAPIAEKYGVLMNSHGGASDYIFEQGYYYVVQTLSPASKYQTGFLDMVKAIDPEAKRVAMVYEDTEFSRSVFSAAKKHAEELGFEVVFDKTYPKGVQDLSPILNELKATNPDIIIGGGHFADGQLLVSQLADLKINVKAISILVAPALPKFYDALGTRAEGIAAPAQWEVGVKYSPEAAEKLGVDYFGPTQDEFMQMFKEISGSDEPPSYHAAEAAAAVLSYAYAIEKAQSLDPDKVREAMNDIEFMCLYGLWKIDPETGKQVGHEMVIIQWQGGTKKIIWPPEAANAEPYYPIPTWEEKAQGKLAVK; this is encoded by the coding sequence ATGAGAAAAGGATGGATGTTTTTGGTGGCAGGGCTCCTCGTAATGGCCCTGCTGTTTGCTGGCTGCGCCCAGCAGCAGGAGAAGCCTGCTGCGACGCCAACACCGACGCCAGAAAAGACTGCACCTGAGGAGAAGAAGGAGGCGCAGGTGGAGACGCTGTACTTCGGCGCACCAATTAGCCTGACCGGAAAGTTCTCCAAGGAGGGGCAGATGTCCCTCTGGGGCATGCAGGTAGCCGCGAAGTGGATAAATGAGGTGCACGGAGGTCTCAAGGTTGGAGACAAGGTCTACAAGGTAGAGATCAAGTACTACGACGACCAGTCCAACAAAGAGGTGGTTCAGAGCATAATTGAGAGGCTTGCTGTGCAGGACGGCGTCAAGTTCGTACTCGCACCGTACAGCTCTGGCCTAACGCTTGCAGCCGCACCCATTGCTGAGAAGTACGGAGTGCTAATGAACAGCCACGGCGGTGCGAGCGACTACATATTCGAGCAGGGCTACTACTACGTCGTCCAGACCCTCAGCCCGGCGAGCAAGTACCAGACCGGATTCCTCGACATGGTCAAGGCGATTGATCCAGAAGCAAAGAGGGTGGCCATGGTCTACGAGGACACCGAGTTCTCGAGGTCGGTCTTCAGCGCCGCCAAGAAGCACGCTGAGGAACTCGGATTTGAGGTCGTGTTCGACAAGACCTATCCGAAGGGCGTGCAGGACCTCTCGCCGATCCTCAACGAGCTGAAGGCCACCAACCCTGACATCATAATCGGCGGAGGACACTTCGCAGATGGACAGCTGCTTGTTAGCCAGCTTGCAGATCTGAAGATAAACGTCAAGGCCATCTCGATACTCGTCGCTCCCGCACTGCCGAAGTTCTACGACGCCCTTGGAACGAGGGCCGAGGGAATAGCCGCGCCAGCTCAGTGGGAGGTCGGAGTCAAGTACAGCCCTGAGGCTGCAGAGAAGCTCGGAGTGGACTACTTCGGCCCAACGCAGGACGAGTTCATGCAGATGTTCAAGGAGATCTCTGGAAGCGATGAGCCACCAAGCTACCACGCTGCTGAGGCTGCTGCCGCCGTGCTCTCCTACGCCTACGCCATAGAGAAGGCCCAGAGCCTCGATCCCGACAAGGTCAGAGAGGCTATGAACGACATAGAGTTCATGTGCCTCTACGGCCTCTGGAAGATCGACCCAGAGACTGGAAAGCAGGTCGGGCATGAGATGGTCATCATCCAGTGGCAGGGAGGCACGAAGAAGATCATCTGGCCGCCAGAGGCTGCCAACGCCGAGCCGTACTACCCGATCCCGACCTGGGAGGAGAAGGCTCAGGGCAAGCTGGCAGTCAAGTAA
- a CDS encoding ABC transporter ATP-binding protein, translating into MALLKLEGVTKRFGGLVAVDHVDLEVHEGEAIGIVGPNGSGKTTLYNLISGVYIPDEGRIIFDGKDITTLPAHARTPLGLARTFQIPRPFGSATVRENVAIGAMFGRAKLDVESALREADEYLKMVGIYELRDKEAKLLTPLEKRLMELARALAMKPKMLLLDEVMAGMNPSDVDRIIELLKKVRREENIAVVSMVEHLMHAITKFAERVIVMHQGKKLIEGETMQVLNDPKVIEVYLGKKVV; encoded by the coding sequence ATGGCGCTCCTGAAGCTTGAGGGTGTTACGAAAAGGTTCGGCGGGCTTGTTGCCGTGGATCACGTTGACCTCGAGGTTCACGAGGGTGAGGCAATAGGCATAGTCGGGCCTAACGGAAGCGGAAAAACAACTCTCTACAACCTCATAAGCGGCGTTTACATTCCGGACGAGGGGAGGATAATCTTCGATGGAAAGGATATAACCACACTTCCAGCCCACGCGAGAACCCCTCTCGGTCTCGCGAGGACGTTCCAGATCCCTCGCCCATTCGGCTCAGCGACGGTCAGGGAGAACGTGGCCATAGGCGCAATGTTCGGGAGAGCCAAGCTTGACGTCGAATCCGCGCTGAGGGAGGCTGACGAGTACCTGAAGATGGTCGGCATTTACGAGCTCAGGGATAAGGAGGCGAAGCTCCTCACACCTCTCGAGAAGAGGCTCATGGAGCTTGCGAGGGCTCTTGCGATGAAGCCGAAGATGCTGCTGCTTGACGAGGTCATGGCGGGGATGAACCCATCCGACGTTGACAGGATAATAGAGCTGCTGAAGAAGGTGAGGAGGGAGGAGAACATCGCCGTGGTTTCGATGGTCGAGCACCTCATGCACGCGATAACGAAGTTCGCTGAGAGGGTTATAGTGATGCATCAGGGGAAGAAGCTCATTGAGGGTGAGACGATGCAGGTTCTGAACGATCCCAAGGTTATTGAGGTTTACCTCGGCAAGAAGGTGGTCTGA
- a CDS encoding helix-turn-helix transcriptional regulator — protein MKIEITRECALVAIAAYVAGLMIGDFVEGTLALLLIVLILWAVKDFVGRLSNNSGKNCGNGDSALQNSSDEISIPLRSLKDNERRVVECLHEFGEMTQVELSARTGIPKSTLSRILRSLEEGGLLRDTATE, from the coding sequence ATGAAAATCGAAATAACGAGAGAGTGTGCACTCGTTGCAATTGCCGCATACGTTGCGGGACTGATGATAGGGGACTTCGTAGAGGGGACTCTTGCTCTTTTGCTCATCGTTTTGATATTGTGGGCTGTGAAAGATTTTGTCGGGAGGCTATCGAACAATTCGGGGAAAAATTGTGGCAACGGTGATTCAGCACTTCAAAACTCGTCAGACGAGATATCAATCCCGCTGAGGTCGTTAAAGGATAACGAGAGACGAGTAGTTGAGTGCCTTCACGAGTTTGGGGAGATGACTCAGGTGGAGCTATCTGCAAGGACAGGTATTCCCAAATCTACTTTGTCAAGGATATTGCGAAGTCTTGAGGAGGGGGGATTGTTGAGAGATACAGCAACGGAATGA
- a CDS encoding CaiB/BaiF CoA transferase family protein, with product MGEKPLEGITVIELGQAVAGPYVGTLLADLGAEVIHIERPGVGDLARHWIPIRGDLSFYFAVANRNKKSMTLDLKKDEGREIFFKLARNADVIIENFVPGVVKKLGVDYESVKKVKPDIIYCHISGFGQTGPYRDRPAFDQVMQGETGIISYTGTKEHPSKVNVPITDLLAALYGVYAVMVALFNRERTGRGMEIDVSLFDCAVTLMMNLMNMVLIEGMKDEDLRMGSKYFLATPYEPYPAGDGKLVNIVVATEWHWKAFCKAVGLEHIMDDPRFATNQDRLKHREELEKIIVEKLKEKSRDEWIEILLEAGVPCGAVNTIEEVVNHPQTKARNVIVDVDYPGLGKIKLFNNPVKFSDFEVEVNRPPKLGEHTEEILERIGYGKSEIERLRSEGVI from the coding sequence ATGGGGGAGAAACCGCTTGAAGGCATAACTGTAATCGAACTCGGTCAGGCTGTGGCCGGGCCGTATGTTGGCACTCTGCTGGCGGATCTTGGGGCAGAGGTGATACACATAGAGAGGCCCGGCGTGGGAGATCTGGCCAGACACTGGATTCCGATACGCGGAGATCTGAGCTTTTACTTCGCGGTTGCGAACAGAAACAAGAAGTCAATGACCCTCGACCTGAAGAAGGATGAGGGGAGGGAGATCTTCTTCAAGCTCGCGAGGAATGCTGACGTCATAATCGAGAACTTCGTGCCGGGGGTCGTGAAGAAGCTCGGCGTTGATTACGAGAGCGTGAAGAAGGTGAAGCCGGACATAATCTACTGCCACATTTCTGGATTTGGACAGACAGGGCCGTACAGGGACAGACCGGCCTTCGATCAGGTGATGCAGGGTGAGACGGGGATAATAAGCTACACCGGCACGAAGGAGCACCCTTCGAAGGTGAACGTGCCGATAACCGACTTGCTCGCTGCGCTGTATGGGGTTTACGCGGTGATGGTGGCGCTGTTCAACAGGGAGAGGACTGGCAGGGGAATGGAGATCGACGTCTCGCTCTTTGACTGTGCGGTGACACTGATGATGAACCTGATGAACATGGTTCTGATCGAGGGAATGAAGGACGAGGATCTGAGGATGGGGTCGAAGTACTTCCTCGCAACGCCTTACGAGCCGTATCCTGCCGGAGACGGGAAGCTGGTGAACATCGTCGTGGCCACTGAGTGGCACTGGAAGGCCTTCTGCAAGGCGGTTGGGTTGGAGCACATAATGGACGACCCCCGCTTCGCGACGAATCAGGACAGGCTGAAGCACAGAGAGGAGCTGGAGAAGATAATAGTGGAGAAGCTGAAGGAGAAGAGCAGGGACGAGTGGATAGAGATCCTGCTTGAGGCTGGAGTGCCGTGCGGAGCGGTGAACACGATCGAGGAGGTTGTGAACCACCCGCAGACGAAGGCCAGGAACGTGATAGTGGACGTCGATTACCCGGGGCTGGGCAAGATAAAGCTTTTCAACAACCCTGTGAAGTTCTCCGACTTCGAGGTTGAGGTCAACAGACCGCCGAAGCTTGGGGAGCACACGGAGGAGATTCTGGAGAGGATCGGTTACGGGAAGAGCGAGATAGAGCGCCTGAGGTCTGAGGGCGTAATCTAA
- a CDS encoding NrpR regulatory domain-containing protein encodes MRLDRTLVEILEALASGGVRSSYSISSHLRQRGIAIDPRTVRYHLKKLEKMGYVRRVKRGASLTESGAELLRRINVFERLGEFTDVIEFNAYHCTFDILRMSGTVPTDVAVIDKSDFERAGEIILETSGAEFLISNLISVADEGEVMDSYVIEEGKVAIAVISNTIFDVILRRAGINLLPEYAGLLYWKNSPVGIRDVISYSGTTLSPGWLFLKSGLTSVWGAVRSGEGYLITAIRSLSKHAVEIAEKEIERAESRGFGGVVYLEGFSQNSLNIPPGVRARLVVAAGLNYLAPLIENGIRAELRVNEIFLDYREFSSPERDL; translated from the coding sequence ATGAGGCTCGACAGAACCCTTGTTGAGATTCTCGAAGCCCTCGCCAGCGGGGGTGTCAGAAGCTCCTACTCCATTTCCTCTCACCTCAGGCAGAGGGGCATAGCGATAGACCCGAGGACCGTGAGGTACCACCTCAAGAAGCTCGAGAAGATGGGCTACGTTAGGAGGGTCAAGAGGGGGGCGAGTTTAACGGAGAGCGGTGCCGAGCTTCTGAGGAGGATAAACGTTTTCGAGAGGCTCGGCGAGTTCACGGACGTGATCGAGTTCAACGCCTACCACTGCACGTTCGACATTCTTAGAATGTCGGGCACAGTTCCGACTGACGTTGCGGTGATTGACAAGAGCGACTTCGAGAGGGCTGGGGAGATAATCCTCGAGACCTCCGGAGCGGAGTTCCTAATCTCCAACCTCATCAGCGTTGCGGACGAGGGCGAGGTGATGGACAGCTATGTGATTGAGGAGGGGAAGGTGGCCATAGCCGTGATCTCCAACACAATCTTCGACGTGATCCTTAGAAGGGCGGGAATCAACCTCCTGCCCGAATATGCAGGGCTGCTCTACTGGAAGAACTCTCCCGTGGGGATAAGAGACGTGATAAGCTACTCGGGAACGACTCTCAGCCCTGGGTGGCTCTTCCTGAAGTCCGGGCTCACGAGCGTGTGGGGGGCTGTGAGGTCTGGAGAAGGTTACCTGATCACGGCCATCAGGAGCCTTAGCAAGCACGCCGTTGAGATTGCTGAAAAGGAGATTGAGAGGGCAGAGTCGAGGGGGTTTGGTGGGGTCGTCTATCTGGAGGGCTTTTCTCAGAACAGCCTGAACATCCCTCCCGGGGTCAGGGCGAGGCTCGTTGTGGCTGCAGGGCTGAACTACCTCGCACCCCTCATAGAGAACGGCATCAGGGCTGAGCTGAGGGTTAACGAGATCTTCCTCGACTACAGGGAGTTCTCGAGTCCTGAGAGGGACCTCTGA